Within Bacillus sp. E(2018), the genomic segment CTTACAACACTATAGATCAATTCTTGGATGTTCGTGTGTTCGAAGCTAACCGCCTGCGGTTTAGCAACAAGCATGAGCTCACCGACAATATCGTTGATTCGATTCAACTCTGACTCCATAATTCGTAAATATTCCAACCGAATAACATCGTCTGCATCTGACAAAAGTTTTGTAAAACCTTTTAGTGAAGTTAACGGATTTCGAATTTCGTGTGCTACTCCTGCAGCAAGCTCTCCGAGAACAGAGAGCTTCTCTGATTTCAACATGAGCTCTTCTGTCTGTTTTGCTTTCGTTACATCTCTAGCAAAGGTAACTAAACTCTCCACATGCCCGTCTTTCGTCATAACCGGAACACCGCGTGCTTCTAGTAATATCCAATCACCATTTTTATGAACCAACCTGAACTCCGTCTGGAACGGTTCTTTTTTTACTAGAGCTCTCATGAAAAGATCGGAGAGGCTCTGTATATCATCAGGATGGACCATTTCAAGGATAGCCCCTTTAATTTCACCATCTTCATAGCCGAGTACAGGTAGGTGTGAAGGAGATACATATTGAATAATGCCAGTCGGATCAATCACAGTAATAAGATCTGTAGAATGTTCTGCGATCAAACGATATTTCGCCTCACTTTCCCGTAGAGCACGCTCTACTTTTTTCTGAGAAGTAATATCACGGTATACAATTACGAACCCCATAATTTTACCGTCCATGTCACATATGTTTGAAAAAGATGCTGATACGTCAAAAACGGTTCCGTCTTTGTGTATACGTTGTGTTTCATGAAGCGGAACAGATTGTCCCTGTTTCAAAAGGTCGATGATCTCCTTCGATTCACCTTGCAAATGTGCGGGAGTAATAACAGGATAATCGTCATTATCCTCCGAGAAATCTTCTTCAGCCCAGCCAAACATCTGCATAAATGCATCGTTCACTTTAATGACTTCTTGTCTTGTATTAATAATGAGAATAGCATCTGTTGTT encodes:
- a CDS encoding PAS domain-containing sensor histidine kinase gives rise to the protein MKVLSQDELPAVATLKEMIDVLPEFVCLRYPDGTWAEANRFALNIYGINHDEYKGKSLEELETRLSYEAIERCSLSDKRAWETRKPIKTAEKIMMKSGRKVMLELIKQPTFTSDGKPQVLVITGRDITPHKQKEEELSVALDLLESVLKGTTDAILIINTRQEVIKVNDAFMQMFGWAEEDFSEDNDDYPVITPAHLQGESKEIIDLLKQGQSVPLHETQRIHKDGTVFDVSASFSNICDMDGKIMGFVIVYRDITSQKKVERALRESEAKYRLIAEHSTDLITVIDPTGIIQYVSPSHLPVLGYEDGEIKGAILEMVHPDDIQSLSDLFMRALVKKEPFQTEFRLVHKNGDWILLEARGVPVMTKDGHVESLVTFARDVTKAKQTEELMLKSEKLSVLGELAAGVAHEIRNPLTSLKGFTKLLSDADDVIRLEYLRIMESELNRINDIVGELMLVAKPQAVSFEHTNIQELIYSVVRLLETQAIMKNIQIWVNISENIPLVYGVENQLKQLFINLLKNAIESMDKDGEIHIKIGTRNDSVLLELKDQGCGIPAERLKTLGEPFYTTKEKGTGLGLMVCFKIIEEHGGAIQFSSVENEGTKVEIELPTAPSSP